A stretch of Opitutaceae bacterium DNA encodes these proteins:
- a CDS encoding EamA family transporter, which translates to MLPTLLSTLLFALTAVFATQAAVMLGGVRANLGRLLVAVVLLAIWAHVWGNGWGGGQFGRFFLAGAIGFGLGGLCMFQAFPRIGSTLSLLVVECAAAVSTAGLSWWYLGASLTPLQMVFGLVSIGGVLVGLAPFRLPDLPRRTLIAGAAFAVVASVGQGISWTLSKSAFLRIEAAGDTLEPLSAAYQRLLGGVTVALVAAVLAWAVRVGRRGLPDEGPTGAAPGSWSARAGSWVVANALAGPVFGVGCLLWAIREVGNPGIVQAVVATATLVSVPMARRLEVRRLRANYFLGAGLSILGTAGLILLGR; encoded by the coding sequence ATGCTACCCACTCTGTTGTCGACGTTACTCTTTGCGCTGACTGCGGTCTTTGCGACTCAGGCGGCGGTAATGCTTGGAGGAGTCCGGGCCAATCTCGGGCGCCTGCTGGTCGCGGTGGTCCTTCTCGCGATCTGGGCGCATGTCTGGGGCAACGGGTGGGGAGGTGGCCAGTTTGGACGGTTTTTTCTGGCCGGGGCGATTGGATTCGGGTTGGGGGGGCTCTGCATGTTCCAGGCATTTCCGCGAATCGGCTCGACCCTCAGCCTGCTGGTGGTGGAATGCGCTGCGGCCGTTTCGACCGCCGGTCTCTCCTGGTGGTATCTCGGGGCGTCGCTCACTCCCTTGCAGATGGTCTTCGGGTTGGTTTCGATCGGGGGCGTTCTGGTCGGCCTGGCGCCCTTTCGATTGCCGGACCTTCCCCGACGCACCCTGATCGCGGGAGCCGCTTTTGCCGTCGTGGCGTCGGTTGGCCAGGGAATCAGCTGGACCCTGAGCAAGAGTGCGTTTCTCAGGATTGAGGCGGCGGGAGACACCTTGGAGCCGTTGTCCGCGGCTTATCAGCGGCTGCTTGGGGGAGTGACGGTGGCGTTGGTTGCCGCCGTCCTGGCCTGGGCCGTTCGAGTGGGACGACGCGGACTTCCGGACGAGGGGCCCACCGGCGCCGCCCCGGGGTCGTGGTCGGCTCGGGCGGGATCCTGGGTGGTGGCCAATGCACTGGCGGGACCGGTCTTTGGCGTCGGATGTCTGCTCTGGGCCATTCGCGAAGTCGGCAACCCGGGTATTGTCCAAGCCGTGGTCGCGACGGCCACGCTGGTCTCCGTGCCGATGGCGCGCCGGCTCGAGGTCCGGAGACTGCGCGCGAACTATTTCCTGGGGGCGGGCCTGAGCATCCTGGGCACGGCCGGCCTCATCCTCCTCGGACGATGA
- a CDS encoding TonB-dependent receptor — translation MKRWIPILLLILAPAFSAAVDEETVYGVYSLPGYEVDDAVEGVPLDGWSFGSASLSGKDGSGLEAVTMPRALIILPGLEMSRRGAATLEPVVRGLGGERVATFFNGLRLPGGSPTHLAPIGFFFPGSVADVSVTRAFPSVTGGTVTTSGRIDLEGPGSGESGTPGRLAASARSGWEGGNLAASGEARVAEGCRVSGAASGAWFGDYRTGGDDWVDADFRMSGLAGTVVWNGPVGGSTALSVMGSHQFLTRNASLPLDMKDTSMFVLTLETSWEAAGVTWAGRLGYAVTRPYLTSEDRPIMAGSPIRLVTARSEAKSLGGRFSGTVAMGGSGQFEMGLDLSRQVRDSTRVRSLVSGAEYRDRIWPELETTDLGAFAEVRWNEPEGWRLVGGVRLDRAWSDALAADDPVEALPGARGATIRENYGGFNGPEAEITARDDWAGAASITLEVPVSAGSSELTGHAGIGMVRAAPGEGDRYRAFLNALGGGMEVGNPSLGAETRWEADLGVRMEGDGWRLDAGGFLARVDGFIQREAIASGPLVYGFRNRDVALTGLELISEWTPGWLARWGMGLDGSFAFVRGRDRATSVGLPEIPPWDIRAGFTWKSQNRLPRVLLRMETRIVGARTNPDPEAMPLYRDTEDFDLWNLRSVVEAGRGWQVELSIENLFDRRYHEYLQAPVADGALGPSSGTLNPGDSIPGMGRQFILSVRKVF, via the coding sequence ATGAAGCGCTGGATCCCGATCCTTTTGCTGATCCTGGCCCCCGCCTTCTCCGCGGCGGTCGATGAGGAGACGGTCTACGGTGTGTATTCATTGCCAGGATACGAAGTGGACGACGCGGTCGAAGGGGTGCCTCTGGACGGGTGGTCCTTCGGGTCCGCGTCCCTCTCCGGCAAGGATGGATCCGGGCTGGAAGCGGTCACCATGCCGCGCGCCCTCATTATCCTGCCCGGGTTGGAAATGAGCCGCCGGGGGGCCGCCACCCTCGAACCGGTGGTCCGCGGTCTGGGGGGCGAGCGGGTGGCCACCTTCTTCAACGGCCTCCGACTTCCGGGAGGTTCGCCAACCCATCTTGCGCCGATCGGCTTTTTCTTCCCGGGGTCGGTGGCGGACGTTTCGGTGACTCGGGCTTTCCCCTCGGTCACCGGGGGCACGGTAACCACGAGCGGACGGATTGATCTCGAAGGTCCGGGGTCGGGGGAATCCGGCACCCCGGGACGTCTGGCGGCATCGGCCCGGTCCGGTTGGGAAGGGGGTAACCTGGCGGCCTCCGGAGAAGCCAGGGTGGCGGAGGGGTGTCGGGTTTCCGGAGCGGCCAGTGGGGCCTGGTTCGGGGATTACCGGACCGGCGGTGACGATTGGGTGGACGCGGACTTCCGAATGAGCGGGCTGGCCGGAACGGTTGTCTGGAACGGTCCGGTCGGAGGTTCCACCGCTCTCAGTGTCATGGGCAGTCACCAATTCCTGACCCGGAACGCCTCGTTGCCGCTCGACATGAAGGACACTTCGATGTTTGTGCTGACCCTGGAAACGTCCTGGGAGGCGGCGGGGGTCACCTGGGCGGGGCGGTTGGGTTATGCCGTCACACGTCCGTACCTGACGAGCGAGGATCGGCCGATTATGGCGGGTTCTCCGATCCGGCTGGTGACGGCGCGGTCCGAGGCGAAGAGCCTGGGGGGGCGCTTCTCGGGCACCGTGGCGATGGGCGGATCGGGACAGTTCGAGATGGGGTTGGACCTGAGCCGCCAGGTGCGCGACTCGACCCGAGTGCGCTCGCTGGTTTCGGGGGCGGAGTATCGCGATCGCATTTGGCCGGAACTTGAGACGACCGATCTGGGGGCGTTTGCCGAAGTCCGGTGGAATGAGCCGGAGGGCTGGCGATTGGTGGGCGGAGTGCGGTTGGACCGGGCTTGGAGCGATGCTCTTGCGGCAGACGATCCGGTGGAAGCACTGCCGGGAGCCCGAGGGGCGACCATCCGCGAGAACTATGGAGGATTCAACGGGCCTGAGGCCGAGATCACGGCCCGGGACGATTGGGCCGGGGCCGCCTCGATCACCCTGGAGGTGCCGGTATCCGCCGGTTCGTCCGAACTGACAGGCCACGCCGGTATCGGCATGGTGCGGGCGGCCCCGGGGGAGGGCGATCGTTACCGGGCCTTTCTCAATGCGCTGGGTGGAGGGATGGAGGTGGGCAATCCCTCCCTGGGCGCTGAGACCCGATGGGAGGCGGATCTGGGGGTGCGGATGGAAGGAGACGGCTGGCGATTGGATGCCGGGGGGTTCCTGGCCAGGGTGGACGGGTTTATTCAGCGCGAGGCAATCGCTTCAGGTCCCCTCGTCTACGGGTTCAGAAACCGGGATGTGGCCCTGACCGGGCTTGAGTTGATCTCGGAATGGACACCGGGCTGGCTGGCGCGCTGGGGGATGGGGCTCGACGGATCATTTGCCTTTGTTCGCGGGCGGGATCGCGCGACTTCAGTCGGTTTGCCGGAAATCCCTCCCTGGGATATCCGCGCGGGATTTACCTGGAAGAGCCAGAACAGGCTCCCTCGGGTCCTTCTGAGAATGGAGACCCGGATCGTCGGCGCCCGGACGAATCCGGATCCTGAAGCGATGCCCCTCTACCGGGATACGGAGGATTTCGACCTCTGGAATCTGAGATCGGTTGTCGAGGCGGGTCGGGGTTGGCAGGTCGAGCTCTCAATTGAGAATCTCTTCGATCGACGTTACCATGAATACCTGCAGGCTCCCGTGGCGGACGGGGCGCTCGGTCCGTCGAGTGGCACCTTGAACCCGGGGGATTCCATTCCGGGTATGGGGAGGCAGTTCATCCTCTCGGTCCGGAAGGTCTTCTGA